In Topomyia yanbarensis strain Yona2022 chromosome 2, ASM3024719v1, whole genome shotgun sequence, one DNA window encodes the following:
- the LOC131684649 gene encoding erythroid differentiation-related factor 1 produces MDDADIGACLSLSDLPEHSQYLASSEKDQIKSNAIVRFLNVQSTAPFARLKCNTDLNMPPSNWLSNSANSYGLGQSVSHQRGFSSFRMANMFPDCVGGVDVVSDAENIKRLLKLPYSRKSVISMIVHRIENTLLIDEFDVARYLLRQEENEWDWLRSFIYENILNSLSDSEKKLFIHTKSREALAQKYLNSKFLYYSLKSDEDVGEGVTELSEEDGDTCRKFKPLPLAGPILPEPDEEENFPDPRQTSHVFNRNVVWTFEDIRMLIGTDMPIFGGANRPCISLRLRDQSKPINVLTGIDYWLDNLMCNVPEVVMCYHLDGIVQRYELIKTEDLPHLENSKFSPKVIRNVAQNILVFLKANATKAGHTYWLFKAKNDDVVKLYDLTTLCQKHSDCQPQNEEESEDELEKNQNPFTIPVAMLLYTVARNMKNSRDGISATKAGAIKMLLDNCIKLLPKEKYPQIVTSSHYILSDLYIPAETDPGSPKFNTTFDDDDEDDDEVDEFQSLFGENGPSSDSPQSDEYMNDQNNGNRLEAAIKSIESTLQEYNGNYGWRYNSRPPPLVGNIEERCKIALQHIADGLSCLQYFDSSEEQKNREKEKAEEKRKIYHEETHPNMAKSDDPIALPYSPLHPEPAMAKPNEPIPMGWRADSERSQPSDSSKKLSKKKSKRKIDKKRVTADATTSEIDARSLLLKGEIGVIKSWNVHLKILLFEKACLTYATLAERYYALEEFGTSLRYIYSSVRCQQVVTKYISCVSSQRALLLGRIGDCFFQFAKKWDNIQQYLKEFEQENRVDQLIMDELVKDIGSEVEQSLPLPMDNIEQLMITSCGCYEAAIACASRDAKEELNRRLGSVRNELGVKYMHWAQEEYQKFWKLSPEEREMFEKAAKEKDSASEPLYQVLAKKSYDSLHKGVALFEAVKDPTNLAFLLCNMGRFMRFRAHIHLVGESPNNVQLQKKFYNEAFTHYQRALGVLGSKKENPDLWSLVTWELSTATFNLAKQLQDYSDVEHDGTQSVDEVEQEVVEMLQKALKLCDQELNGPRQVLYSFRAALIHHRIASYYHFSFRSANDEHRRKTILQLCKLHYEKAVKIFESLSEPQEYLQIQMERIALQEYQCELAQTIPVKFRILQQALDLCKQSQTMIEYLCNAKSLVSVANSNFNCEEIQKLLELFEKRLQVILKTLAKLCLLSTGTKRGYSDQMATQYKAMFGLTLQKRTASTAEDVSHCGTPGNVIKEHALYLVNLLQKICDLDKTSG; encoded by the exons ATGGACGATGCTGATATTGGAGCTTGTTTGTCATTATCTGATCTCCCGGAGCATTCTCAGTACCTCGCCTCATCAGAAAAGGATCAGATCAAATCGAATGCTATTGTGCGCTTTCTGAATGTTCAAAGTACTGCTCCATTTGCCAGATTGAAATGCAACACCGATCTGAATATGCCACCCTCAAACTGGCTGAGCAATTCGGCCAATTCGTACGGATTAGGTCAGTCCGTTTCGCACCAGCGCGGGTTCAGCAGTTTTCGCATGGCAAACATGTTTCCCGATTGTGTTGGTGGTGTGGATGTCGTATCGGATGCAGAAAACATTAAACGTCTGCTAAAATTACCATATTCAAGGAAAAGTGTAATTTCGATGATCGTTCATCGTATCGAAAATACTCTATTGATTGATGAGTTCGATGTGGCCCGTTATTTGCTTCGCCAGGAGGAGAATGAGTGGGATTGGTTGCGATCGTTTATCTACGAAAACATTTTAAATAGTTTGAGTGATAGCGAAAAGAAGCTGTTCATTCATACGAAATCAAGGGAAGCCCTTGCTCAGAAGTATCTCAACTCGAAATTTTTATACTATAGTTTAAAGTCCGATGAAGACGTCGGAGAAGGAGTCACAGAGTTATCGGAAGAGGATGGTGATACCTGTCGGAAATTCAAACCACTGCCACTTGCTGGGCCGATCCTTCCGGAACCTGACGAGGAGGAGAATTTTCCAGATCCACGTCAAACAAGTCATGTGTTTAACCGAAATGTTGTGTGGACTTTTGAGGATATTCGGATGTTGATTGGTACGGATATGCCCATATTTGGAGGAGCCAATAGACCCTGCATAAGTTTACGATTAAGAGATCAATCAAAACCTATCAATGTGTTGACTGGGATTGACTATTGGCTGGACAATTTGATGTGTAACGTTCCGGAAGTGGTAATGTGCTACCATTTGGATGGTATTGTTCAAAG GTATGAACTGATTAAAACAGAAGATCTACCACACTTGGAAAATTCGAAGTTTTCGCCGAAAGTCATCAGAAACGTTGCTCAGAATATTTTGGTGTTCTTGAAAGCGAATGCCACTAAAGCTGGTCACACTTACTGGTTGTTCAAAGCGAAAAACGATGACGTCGTCAAGTTATACGATCTAACAACTCTGTGCCAAAAGCACAGCGACTGCCAACCACAAAACGAGGAAGAATCTGAAGACGAATTAGAGAAAAATCAGAATCCTTTTACCATTCCGGTGGCCATGCTGCTGTACACCGTGGCTCGAAATATGAAAAATTCTCGTGATGGAATATCTGCCACCAAGGCGGGGGCCATCAAAATGCTGCTGGATAACTGCATCAAATTATTGCCAAAGGAAAAATACCCACAGATTGTTACATCCTCGCACTACATTTTGTCGGATTTGTATATCCCAGCAGAAACAGATCCGGGATCACCAAAGTTCAACACTAcatttgatgatgatgatgaagacGACGACGAAGTTGACGAATTTCAATCGCTTTTTGGTGAAAATGGGCCGTCCAGTGATTCGCCGCAGTCGGATGAGTATATGAATGACCAGAATAATGGAAATCGATTAGAAGCAGCTATAAAAAGTATCGAGTCGACACTACAGGAGTATAATGGAAATTATGGCTGGCGATATAATTCCAGACCACCACCACTGGTTGGAAATATCGAAGAACGCTGTAAAATAGCTTTGCAGCATATTGCCGATGGGCTGAGTTGCTTGCAGTATTTTGACAGCAGCGAAGAACAGAAAAATAGAGAGAAGGAAAAAGCAGAAGAAAAACGAAAGATTTATCACGAAGAGACACATCCAAATATGGCAAAATCGGATGATCCGATTGCTCTACCGTACAGCCCGTTGCACCCAGAACCAGCGATGGCTAAGCCGAACGAACCCATTCCGATGGGTTGGAGGGCAGATTCCGAGCGTTCCCAACCCAGTGACTCGTCTAAGAAATTGTctaagaaaaaatcaaaaagaaaaattgacaaaaagCGAGTTACTGCAGATGCAACCACATCGGAGATCGATGCCCGATCGCTTCTACTGAAGGGCGAGATAGGTGTCATAAAATCTTGGAACGTTCActtaaaaattttgctgttTGAAAAAGCATGCCTCACTTACGCAACACTTGCTGAGCGATATTATGCTCTGGAGGAGTTTGGAACCTCTCTTCGGTACATCTATTCATCTGTTCGCTGCCAGCAGGTCGTTACGAAGTACATTTCCTGCGTTTCTTCACAGCGTGCTCTACTGCTTGGTAGAATAGGCGATTGCTTCTTTCAGTTCGCCAAGAAATGGGATAATATTCAACAGTACTTAAAGGAATTCGAACAGGAGAATCGTGTAGATCAGCTGATAATGGACGAATTGGTCAAAGATATCGGCAGTGAAGTAGAGCAATCGCTACCTCTACCGATGGACAACATCGAACAGTTGATGATTACCAGCTGTGGTTGCTACGAAGCTGCGATTGCATGTGCATCCAGGGATGCGAAAGAGGAACTTAATCGAAGACTAGGTAGTGTGCGGAATGAATTGGGTGTCAAATATATGCACTGGGCTCAAGAGGAGTATCAAAAGTTTTGGAAACTTTCCCCAGAGGAGCGAGAGATGTTCGAGAAAGCTGCCAAAGAAAAGGATAGTGCGAGTGAGCCGCTCTACCAAGTACTCGCAAAGAAGTCTTACGATTCTCTGCATAAAGGAGTCGCACTGTTTGAAGCTGTAAAAGATCCTACAAATTTGGCGTTCTTGTTGTGCAACATGGGAAGGTTTATGCGCTTTCGCGCGCACATTCATCTCGTTGGAGAAAG TCCAAACAACGTACAGCTTCAGAAAAAATTCTACAATGAAGCATTTACACACTATCAGCGAGCATTGGGGGTTTTAGGCTCAAAAAAGGAAAATCCCGACCTGTGGTCTTTGGTAACTTGGGAACTGTCTACGGCCACATTCAACTTAGCTAAGCAATTGCAAGATTACAGCGACGTTGAGCACGATGGTACGCAGAGTGTGGATGAAGTAGAACAAGAGGTAGTCGAGATGCTTCAAAAAGCACTGAAACTATGCGATCAGGAACTAAACGGGCCGAGACAGGTGTTGTACTCTTTCCGGGCTGCGTTAATTCATCATAG aattgccTCCTATTACCacttttcgtttcgttccgcTAACGACGAACACCGCCGTAAAACTATCCTGCAGTTGTGCAAGCTGCACTACGAGAAGGCAGTCAAAATTTTCGAAAGCCTCAGTGAACCCCAGGAATACCTGCAGATCCAAATGGAGCGAATTGCGCTGCAAGAGTATCAATGTGAACTAGCTCAAACAATTCCGGTCAAGTTCAGAATTTTGCAGCAAGCGCTCGATCTTTGCAAGCAAAGTCAAACGATGATCGAGTACCTTTGTAATGCAAAATCCCTTGTCAGCGTAGCGAATAGCAACTTTAACTGTGAAGAAATTCAGAAACTTCTCGAACTCTTCGAGAAACGTCTCCAGGTAATACTGAAAACACTGGCTAAGCTTTGCTTGTTATCTACGGGTACTAAAAGAGGCTACTCGGATCAAATGGCAACACAGTACAAGGCCATGTTTGGATTGACACTGCAAAAAAGAACAGCCAGCACTGCGGAGGATGTGTCTCATTGCGGCACACCCGGCAACGTGATTAAGGAACATGCCTTATATCTAGTAAATCTGCTGCAAAAAATTTGTGATTTAGATAAGACTAGTGGTTAA